The Erwinia billingiae Eb661 nucleotide sequence CACCCGTGGGCGCCCTGACGCTGATTGCCAGCGATCTCGGCCTGACGGCGATCCTCTGGCAGGATGACAACCCAAATCGCGTGCGCTTACCGGATATGCAAGAAAATCCGACGCATCCGGTGCTGGTGGAAACCGAGCGTCAGCTGAATGAGTATTTTGCCGGGACGCGCACCACCTTCACCATGACGCTGGATTTTGTCGGTACCGAATTTCAGAAAAAAGTCTGGCAGGCGCTGGTGGCCATTCCGTTTGGGGAAACGCGCAGCTATGCCGATATCGCCCGCGACATTGGCAACCCGAAGGCGGTCAGAGCGGTCGGCGCGGCCAACGGTAAAAATCCAATCTCGATTATTGCTCCCTGTCATCGGGTGATTGGATCGAATGGCAAACTGACCGGATTTGCCGGCGGTCTGGAGGTGAAAGCCTTCCTGCTGAAGATTGAAACGGCGAAGCAGGGCGAGGCAGAATTCACCCTGAAGTGATCGGGCTCACATCCTGAGATCTCAGCGAAAAACTGAGCGACACCGGCGACTATTTCGGCTATCGTGTTTAGCATATAAAACAAACCGACCGCAGGTCGGCGCGGAAAGGCCAATTTCCGCTAATTTGGTTAAGTTAAAGAAACGAGAGCCGCGATATGAGCCTGATGTTCGATCCTGAAACCGCTGTGTATCCCTTCCCGCCGAAACCTGCCCGCCTTACCCAGGATGAAAAGCAGATTTACCGGGAGAAAATCAAACGGTTACTTAAAGAGCGCAATGCAGTGATGGTTGCCCATTACTATACCGATCCGGAAATTCAGGCGCTGGCAGAAGAGACCGGCGGTTGCGTCGCCGATTCGCTGGAAATGGCCCGCTTTGGCAGCCAGCACTCCGCCAGCACCTTGCTGGTGGCTGGCGTACGGTTTATGGGCGAGACGGCCAAAATCCTCAGCCCGGAAAAAACCATCCTGATGCCAACCCTTCAGGCGGAATGTTCCCTCGATCTCGGCTGCCCGATCGACGAATTCAACCGCTTCTGCGACCAGCATCCCGACCGCACCGTGGTGGTGTATGCCAACACCTCCGCAGCAGTCAAGGCTCGCGCTGACTGGGTGGTCACCTCAAGCATTGCCGTAGAACTGATTGAACATCTTGATAGCCTGGGTGAGAAAATCATCTGGGCACCGGATCGTCACCTTGGCCAGTACGTTACCCGCCAAACCGGGGCCGATATCCTGTGCTGGCAGGGCGCATGTATTGTCCATGACGAGTTCAAAACTCAGGCGTTGCAACGCATGAAGGCACTTTATCCGGACGCGGCGGTGCTGGTTCACCCGGAATCTCCGCAGGCGATTGTGGATCTGGCGGATGCGGTCGGCTCGACCAGCCAGCTGATCCAGGCAGCCAAAACCCTGCCTAACCCACAGATGATTGTGGCGACCGATCGCGGCATCTTTTATAAAATGCAGCAGGCTTGCCCGGACAAAGAACTGCTGGAAGCGCCAACAGCGGGCGAGGGCGCAACCTGCCGCACCTGTGCACACTGTCCGTGGATGGCGATGAATGGCCTGAAGGCGATTGCCGATGGCCTGGAACATGGCGGCAGCCAGCATGAAATTCATGTCGATGCGGCGCTACGTGAAGGCGCGTTGATCTCGTTGAACCGTATGCTAACCTTTGCAGCAAGTTTAAAAGGCTAATCGTTGCTTTTCTGCTGAGGACACAGGTGCCAATATGGATTTTTTTAGCACGCATAATATTCTGGTTCACATCCCCCTTGGGACCGGTGGTTACGATCTTTCGTGGATTGAAGCCATTGGTACCGTGGCGGGCCTGCTTTGTATCTGGCTCGCCAGTCTTGAGAAAATCAGTAACTACGCCTTTGGCCTGATTAACGTCACGCTGTTTGCGGTCATTTTCTTCCAGATCCAACTCTACGCCAGCCTGCTGTTGCAGCTGTTCTTCTTTGTCGCCAACATCTACGGCTGGTATGCATGGAGCAGGCAAACCACGGATAACCAGCAGGCGCTGCAAATCCGCTGGATGACCTTGCCGAAAGCCATTGGCTGGCTGCTGGTGTGCGTGGTAGCGATTGGCCTGATGACGCTGTACATCAACCCGGTCTTTGCCTGGCTGACGAAAATTGCGGTGACGGTAATGCAGGGCGTGGGCCTGTCGGTCGCCATGCCGGAATTGCAGCCCGATGCGTTCCCGTTCTGGGACTCCTGCCTGATGGTGTTGTCGATTGTGGCGATGATCCTGATGACGCGGAAATACGTCGAGAACTGGCTGCTGTGGGTGATTATTAACGTGATTAGCGTGATGATCTTCGCGCGCCAGGGCGTCTACGCCATGTCGCTGGAATATGCCATCCTGACGCTGATTGCCCTGAACGGTTGCTGGCTGTGGATTAAAAGCGCCCGCGAACAGGGTTCACGCGCGCTTTCGTCTTAGTGATGATGGTGGGCATGCTCATGCCCACCATTTCCCCAACTCAGTTCACAGTCACCATCATCACAACTCTGATATTCCATCTGCACCGTCGCATGTTCAATCTGATAATGGTCATGCAGCCAGTCGTGGATGCGGTGCAGTAACGCATCGTGGTCATAAGGCGGAATGACGTGAACGTGCAGCGTCATCACCGGCTTCTCACCTACCTGCCACAAATGAATATGATGCACATTGCGGATCTCCGGGATGCCTTGCGTCAGCGCCCGCTTCAATTTGTCGACATCCAGTGAAGGAGGCGCGCCTTCCAGCAACTCGTGAATACTCTCTTTCATCAGCGCCCAGGCACTGCGTAACACCAGCACCGAAACCAGAATCGACAGGATCGGGTCAATCGGCGTCCAGCCGGTATAAATGATGATTAATGCTGCGGCGATGGCGCCGACGGAACCCAGCAAATCCCCCAACACATGCAGCGCCGCGGCGCGCACGTTGAGGTTCATTTCCTCACTGCCACGATGCAACAGCCAGAAAGAGAGCAGATTCGCCAGCAGTCCCGCCACGGCAACGGTCAGCATAAAACCGCC carries:
- a CDS encoding methylated-DNA--[protein]-cysteine S-methyltransferase, whose protein sequence is MSYFCKVMPSPVGALTLIASDLGLTAILWQDDNPNRVRLPDMQENPTHPVLVETERQLNEYFAGTRTTFTMTLDFVGTEFQKKVWQALVAIPFGETRSYADIARDIGNPKAVRAVGAANGKNPISIIAPCHRVIGSNGKLTGFAGGLEVKAFLLKIETAKQGEAEFTLK
- the nadA gene encoding quinolinate synthase NadA; the encoded protein is MSLMFDPETAVYPFPPKPARLTQDEKQIYREKIKRLLKERNAVMVAHYYTDPEIQALAEETGGCVADSLEMARFGSQHSASTLLVAGVRFMGETAKILSPEKTILMPTLQAECSLDLGCPIDEFNRFCDQHPDRTVVVYANTSAAVKARADWVVTSSIAVELIEHLDSLGEKIIWAPDRHLGQYVTRQTGADILCWQGACIVHDEFKTQALQRMKALYPDAAVLVHPESPQAIVDLADAVGSTSQLIQAAKTLPNPQMIVATDRGIFYKMQQACPDKELLEAPTAGEGATCRTCAHCPWMAMNGLKAIADGLEHGGSQHEIHVDAALREGALISLNRMLTFAASLKG
- the pnuC gene encoding nicotinamide riboside transporter PnuC, which produces MDFFSTHNILVHIPLGTGGYDLSWIEAIGTVAGLLCIWLASLEKISNYAFGLINVTLFAVIFFQIQLYASLLLQLFFFVANIYGWYAWSRQTTDNQQALQIRWMTLPKAIGWLLVCVVAIGLMTLYINPVFAWLTKIAVTVMQGVGLSVAMPELQPDAFPFWDSCLMVLSIVAMILMTRKYVENWLLWVIINVISVMIFARQGVYAMSLEYAILTLIALNGCWLWIKSAREQGSRALSS
- the zitB gene encoding CDF family zinc transporter ZitB, with product MAHTHSEGTGNRTRLLAAFLVTAVFMVAEVAGGILSGSLALLADAGHMLTDAAALLMALLAVQFAQRKPNARHTFGLLRLTTLAAFVNAIALVVITALIVWEAIVRFRHPEPVAGGFMLTVAVAGLLANLLSFWLLHRGSEEMNLNVRAAALHVLGDLLGSVGAIAAALIIIYTGWTPIDPILSILVSVLVLRSAWALMKESIHELLEGAPPSLDVDKLKRALTQGIPEIRNVHHIHLWQVGEKPVMTLHVHVIPPYDHDALLHRIHDWLHDHYQIEHATVQMEYQSCDDGDCELSWGNGGHEHAHHHH